A stretch of the Sulfolobus acidocaldarius SUSAZ genome encodes the following:
- a CDS encoding phosphohydrolase — MKLIRDPIHGYIEIDDEILKIVSSRVFQRLRLISQNAMAHLVYPGMRHSRFEHSLGVMQLAGEFARFVKPPFFTPGYERLVKIAGLLHDIGHLAFSHTFESALQVANEIYGVKDVLYEGKKTHVKIGVKIIQENLSSILEAIKDSTISDPIKFLTNVLEENVRSEEERFALQIISNFIDADRGDYLLRDSYYAGVGYGSYDIERLKRVLVYVDGRIAVLRKAIPIVEQFLLARMYMFENVYFHSVVGMYNSILSHAIAKMIQTGLLDLSRLLEITDINVLSKLDKLDERYKRALLYREGYRRIKKEVINECLNRVDRDELINLSRETDGKIIYHEFFDVPYKEEKEAVYIFDGSKLQELSKVSNLITAVKDLKKAVIVYHVSEEDRIKKYKEILSNCE; from the coding sequence GTGAAATTAATAAGAGATCCAATACATGGTTACATAGAAATAGATGACGAAATACTAAAGATAGTTTCCTCTAGAGTATTTCAGAGGCTAAGATTAATCTCTCAGAATGCTATGGCACATTTAGTCTATCCTGGTATGAGACACTCCAGATTTGAACATAGTCTTGGTGTAATGCAGTTAGCTGGAGAGTTTGCACGTTTTGTTAAACCCCCTTTTTTCACCCCTGGTTATGAAAGATTGGTTAAAATAGCAGGGTTACTTCATGATATAGGTCATTTAGCCTTTTCCCACACCTTTGAATCTGCTTTACAAGTTGCCAACGAGATATATGGCGTTAAAGACGTATTATATGAAGGCAAAAAGACTCACGTTAAAATAGGAGTTAAAATAATCCAGGAGAATCTATCTTCTATATTAGAAGCCATAAAAGATTCCACTATTTCCGACCCAATAAAATTTCTAACAAACGTGCTTGAGGAGAATGTAAGAAGTGAAGAGGAACGCTTTGCGTTACAAATAATCTCAAACTTCATTGACGCTGACAGAGGAGATTATTTATTGAGAGATTCGTACTATGCAGGTGTTGGATATGGCTCCTATGACATTGAAAGACTTAAGAGAGTTTTAGTTTATGTGGATGGTAGAATAGCAGTTCTGAGGAAGGCTATACCTATTGTTGAACAATTTCTATTAGCAAGGATGTATATGTTCGAGAACGTATACTTCCATAGCGTTGTAGGAATGTATAATTCTATCCTATCTCATGCAATTGCTAAGATGATACAAACTGGGTTATTAGATTTATCAAGACTCTTGGAAATAACGGATATAAATGTGTTATCAAAGCTCGATAAGTTAGATGAAAGATATAAACGAGCCCTTCTTTACAGGGAAGGATATAGGAGGATAAAAAAAGAGGTTATAAACGAATGCCTAAATCGAGTGGATAGAGATGAACTAATAAATCTGAGCAGGGAAACTGACGGAAAGATCATTTATCATGAGTTCTTTGATGTTCCGTATAAAGAAGAAAAGGAAGCTGTCTACATATTTGATGGAAGTAAGCTCCAAGAGTTATCTAAAGTATCTAACTTGATAACTGCCGTCAAGGATTTAAAAAAAGCTGTAATAGTTTACCATGTGAGCGAGGAGGACAGAATTAAGAAGTATAAAGAGATCCTGTCTAACTGCGAATAA
- a CDS encoding 5'-methylthioadenosine phosphorylase: MNPVHILAKKGDVAERVIIAGDPGRVRYIAKFLDDVRTVNENRGFLVYTGKYKGIDISVATHGIGGPSIAIVLEELIMLGGKTFVRFGTTGALASDIEIGDYILVSGASYNPSSIVYQYFKENVCISATPDFELSSALYNSFKNRKLKFHVGNVFSSDAFYAEDAEFAKRWYERGNIAVEMECSTLFILSRSRKVRSGAVLVVSDNLVKGGWISKEELENKVKEGVYAVLDALILV; this comes from the coding sequence ATGAATCCCGTACATATTCTTGCAAAGAAAGGAGATGTGGCAGAAAGAGTAATAATAGCAGGTGATCCGGGCAGAGTAAGGTATATAGCTAAATTCTTAGACGATGTAAGGACAGTAAACGAGAACAGGGGATTTCTTGTATATACAGGCAAGTATAAGGGTATTGATATCTCAGTTGCAACTCATGGTATAGGTGGTCCTTCCATAGCTATAGTATTAGAGGAATTAATCATGTTAGGAGGAAAGACATTTGTGAGGTTTGGAACTACCGGAGCACTAGCATCAGATATAGAAATAGGCGACTACATCCTAGTTTCTGGTGCTTCCTATAATCCCAGTAGTATAGTATATCAATATTTCAAGGAAAACGTCTGCATTTCAGCAACCCCAGACTTTGAATTAAGTTCAGCACTTTACAACTCCTTCAAGAACAGAAAGTTAAAGTTTCATGTGGGTAACGTTTTCAGTAGTGATGCATTTTATGCTGAGGATGCCGAATTTGCGAAAAGATGGTATGAGAGGGGTAATATCGCAGTAGAGATGGAATGCTCTACACTGTTTATACTGAGCAGATCGAGAAAAGTGAGAAGTGGGGCAGTGTTAGTTGTTTCAGACAATTTAGTTAAAGGGGGATGGATATCAAAAGAGGAGTTAGAAAACAAAGTTAAGGAAGGAGTATATGCTGTACTAGACGCATTAATATTAGTTTAA